The DNA region ATGTAAAAATCAAACAATGAGCAAAGCACATGATTTTATAAGAAGCAATTAACCCCTTAACTTGTGATTGTTTCTGTTTTCAGCTATCAATGTTTGAGAAATCTGTTTCGAAGATGAATTTGAAAGATCTGATGAAGGCCACAAATGACTTCAGCAATGAGAATATTATTTGGTCGGGACGAACCGGGACGGTGTACAAGGCAGTTCTGGAAGACGGGACCTCGCTTATGGTGAAGAGGCTGCAGGACACTCAACACTCGGAGAACGAGTTCGCAGCAGAGATGGCGACGCTAGGAAACATCAAGCACCGGAACTTGGTTCCCCTGCTTGGCTTTTGCCTTACGAAGAACGAGCGCCTCTTGGTTTATAAGAACATCCCGAACGGCTCCCTTCACGACATGCTACATCCCGTGAACGAAGGCGCCAGAGTCATGGACTGGCCACTTCGTCTCAAGATAGGGATAAAGGCCGCAAAGGGATTTGCGTACCTCCACCACTCGTGCAATCCGCGCATCATCCACCGGAACGTCAGCTCGCAGTGCATCTTGCTCGATGCAGACTACGAGCCAAGGATATCTGATTTCGGGCTAGCTAGGCTCATGAATCCCATCGACACACACCTGAGCACGTTTGTGAATGGCGAATTCGGAGATTTGGGGTACGTTGCTCCTGAATACGCAAGAACGCTGATGGCCACCCCCAAGGGGGACGTCTACAGCTTTGGAGTCGTGCTGCTGGAGTTGGTGACGGGCGAAAAAGCGACGCACGTGGGCAGAGCCCCGGAGAGCTTCAGGGGCAGCCTGGTCGACTGGATCTCGGAACTATCCGCATCATCTAGGCTTCACTACGCCATCGATGAATCCTTGGCCGGAAAAGGTTTCGACAACGAGCTTTTCCAGTTTCTGAAAATCGCGTGCAGCTGCGTGCTTCCGACGAACCCGAAAGAGAGGCCTACCATGTTTGAAGTGTACCAGCTCCTCCGAGCCGTTGGGCAGCGGTATGATTTCACGACGGAGGATGACATTTTGGTGCCGACCGATGCCGGGGATGCTGATCAGCTAGTAGAGCTCATCGTTGCTCGAGATGATGTGCAGAAAAAGGTATAAAAAAGACTTATAGATTGATTGGAGAAATCAATAATCCACAtttgtggttttatttttatgCAGAACTACTTGTGAATGAATTGTGTATATAGTAATATCTTCAGTTTCTTGATTGTTTATCGTTCATTTGAAATTGTCATCACAAACTCACGTTAATGAATCATGATTCCTCATTGATCATTcatagtgatggggtacggactaaacaagcccaacagcaccaacggcccatcagcccaaagcccaaggaagagtatgagttcggcattaccaaagagttcggcctcagcctacagctcggtaaaagccaaccaatcaagctctgctctcaagtcggcatcaagctcccagatcggcaaccaaagcagttcggtctcagtaagagttcggcctcagcctacagctcggcaaaagccaaccaatcaagctctgctctcaggtcggcatcaagctctactctcagatcggcaaccaaagcagttcggtctcagtattcgaccgaacaaggagttagtggacccatacaggatttccacaacttccaacacacccactaccacgtggtgtctgctcaggccacgatcgtaggccatgacctacgctacatgcaggacctccacgacatccacaaccatcattagtggtgatgcaagccacgatctcagttcaatatataaatagaacttagatctgatagaagagggttaagctctctagagataaaacaccatatagcaagtttgtatttgtaagctgtagaaaacagatcaagcaatacaactcatccctcttttcttcccgtggacgtagatttacttcagtaaatcgaaccacgtaaattctttgtgtcgtgatctgtattttcctgcattcactaacatcagaaattcgcggattcatcactggcgccgtctgtgggaagcagagaaccaaatttgtgataagcgaatttttgaccctttttccaccccaaaaaaatgcataccagatcacacactacccgtaataccgttcgtgaaaaccatgaggaagctagtccagcccgcaggtccggaaaacagcctcgggatacagctacttccagttttcacgatgaaggaacaagccgctcaaaaggtccacacaccgagtcttcccagcagcctgatttgaatgaggctgtcaagctgttcttggctgagaagcaggatgagttcttagccttcctgcaaaagagccaagagccgaagacgaaaacggtggattctccttcctcatccagacatgaaagtcgctaccgcagtagtgccgtgtcttccaggaagaagaatcctcaaccccgacatgttcctgttcctcctcggtaccggaatcacaggagaactccatctcctccataccgaagaggtgtcgggttcgccatgtacggagtattgaagactccgttctcggacgatatcacccgaactcccttgccacagaactaccgaactccgtcaatgacttatgacgggttggtggatcctcatgacttcctgggacgctatcagtataatatggcgaaccagggtctcaatgaggtccatatgtgcaagctgttccccgagctgctcatcgggaacgccagcaggaggttctttcagaaagcggaagcccggattacttcggctcagctgctttctatacgtcaaggtcgcgacgaaaagatcagcgacttcctgacgagattccataaggaatgcctacaagtagataatctcaatgatctacttgtcatttcggcattccaaaatggaatcctgcccggagctctctacagaaagctcgtggaatgcagtccgcaaacagctcaagagatgtgggacattgcggaccagttctcccgagccgatgaggcagaccgtcgaaaacggtctttagacagctcatctagaggagacgaaaagaagcccgatcatagcgatcagaggcatcctcgccgaacaccttccccactaaaggagggatagcggtcatccgaggtgatcaaaaaagagcaagagtgtttgcagattgcgcttaaaagtgccgagcaatcagatcggcaccatcaagcatagcgatcacagcaaccggagtcagaggcagacgaaatgaccgaagtcacaccagagccgaactcgatggtgtacggcactgaagccgtgattccggttgagatcggcatacccagtccccgacctccatttctcctcagaagtgaatggtgacggactgggagccgaactagatcttgccgaagaaagaagagaattggcctgcataaaagcagccaagtacaaggagcaagtagcccggtattataaccaaagggtgaaaaagctgcaatttcaagtgggagatctcgtcttgagaaacaacgaagtaagccgagcagaaaagctgggcgaactcgaacccacatgggaaggtccatatcgggtgtcagaagtcctcggcaaagggtcttacaaattgactcacgtgtcaggagcacaagtaccccgaacatggtacgtttccaacctcaaaaagttccatttgtaagagacagtccagtcagtcttgagtcctgttcggtcaatgtgctttctttggtttgcttggtctttgtttgtctctgtgcgttttgtctgtgtgttttgtctgtctctgtgcgtgtcgtctcttacaaatgttactgaggtatcttgttcttcgaaggctgatccccttcttagaacatatacaagccaacgattgtgagtcaaagcttctaaagaggatacaagaccacaattcagcttaaacaagcagttcgtctgaaacgaactgcaataagccaacgattgtgaagtcaaagcttctaaagaggatacaagaccacaattcagcttaaacaagcagttcgtctgaaacgaactgcaataagccaacgattgagagtccaagcttctcaggaagatacaagaccacaattcggcttaagaaataagcacttcgtctgaaacgaactgcaataagggaaagtccgatccacgcgataaacctcgccgaattaggacgaccaagttcggtcaaagaagtttaccttataagaccgaggacgaccatgtctagtcaaagaggtttactgcataagaccacttcggttaactgggaaagtccgatccacgcgataaaactcgccgaattaggacaagggaaagttcgatcccggcgacaaaaatcgccaaattagaacgcaaaccaagtccggtcagagatgtttatttcatcagaccaaagacgagtccggtcaaagatgtttatttcatcagaccaaagacgagtccggtcaaagatgtttatttcatcagaccaaagacgagtccggtcaaagatgtttatttcatcagaccaaagacgagtccggtcaaagatgtttatttcatcagaccaaagacgagtccggtcaaagatgtttatttcatcagaccaaagacgagtccggtcaaagatgtttatttcatcagaccaaagacgagtccggtcaaagatgtttatttcatcagaccaaagacgagtccggtcaaagatgtttatttcatcagaccaaagactagtccggtcaaagatgtttatttcatcagaccaaagacgagtccggtcaaagatgtttatttaatcagaccaaagacgagtccggtcaaagatgtttatttcatcagaccaaagacgagtccggtcaaagatgtttatttcatcagaccaaagacgagtccggtcaaagatgtttatttcatcagaccaaggaccaagtccggtcaaagaagtttacctcataagaccaaggaccaagtccggtcaaagaagtttacttcataagaccgaggacaagtacgatgaaattttttcgctaagctgtaaatacagagtgttagaagcgaaaacaaaatttcatttttcaaatcttgttcggcacacaactccgctaccctacgagatggcgttacgctattacaaaggactattctactgtccagggttgctaaagttgagccatctattcacaaaatcctcgtgaagctgagttcgggcgctccaggcagccgcagaataagcaggtcgacgagatgctctaatcgacctgccacctcttctctgagcccgggaagtcctagcacctcggcggcgaagagtctcttcacgaagcatttgccgatcttgctcactcataaccacaactcctctgcgaacttcagtccgtcctcgacttgacgtctccggttgtccctgagttcgttgctgacttggagtagggttttgagcaagtgaatcagaggtttgagctggagtactagcatctgttggcgggaaatgcctgaggaatctctcaattgagggacgccgggaaagaactatgtcgtaccgagaagcccagcgccgcaatgatttcacgacttgttggcaagccgagctctccagcgcattgttcctccggagtacatgatattcctcccacagttcgtcaactcgactctgaacatctgatatggtcattcccccgcgcacacggatgtaatcctcgtacgcagtcctctcagcaatggtcgtattcagctcggcctccagatcattcttatcggactctaagtccttattatcggcctccagctccactaaacgagccagaagctcgtcattcttcgtctgatcggctatagctcttttctcagcttcgtctaaagccgaagagtacagccgtttccagtgaagtatctccatctccttgagtgcaaagcagctatgttagttcggcagctataccgagcagatagtaaaatacaacaaggaataaaggcgagtacgaaaagctatacgaagacaagtgtagagaatttttcatccacaaggaaaatttttttacactaggagggcttcaaggccattttacaaggaagaaaactagactaagagaagggagacgaaatcatactccgccagcttcgtctccggctcctcggtctggttcagctcctttttcctgagctacctcagcctcggcctcgcatcctgccggcctcgcctccgcctcctgatcggcttccttctccggatgcccggcccgctcgacttcggcctccggctccagcggctcggcctcaccctctccgttgtaagtcgaagcgggtgaaacgggccccacggaggcaaagatagcctccaggttctcgtcccgatcagctcgacaactccggactcggtctgcagaaagcaggaccgaggatgaagcgagctcctcaaggagcggcagattctgaagccgagctgctatctctcggctgtacagaggcagcacgacgtcggccccctgctcgcccttatcggtaattagccttaccagactaccgacaaaagccgagaactggctgctcaaaaagagtttctccgtgtaaacacggagagcctccccctgggcagccacggcggcagcatccctccgtttcgtctgctctcgctggatgacgagctggtttttggcaaactgagcttcatcctgggccgaaatcctagcagctctggccttctcaaagttagcctcagcctgttcggcccgatgacaagcagccgccaacttcctctgcatctcagcatagtcattggacgctttggagagttcgacggcgacgagcttggagagcatatcgttcctctgaaaatggataaagaaaaaagtcaacaaaggggccacaaaaaatacaggaaaaaagcaaggtcagaaaatcaagaagagaattcacctcggcgaagtccgtgggccataaaaacggctcacagatatgttccgaaggaggcgccaagaccacgtctttctctggcgctctcgggggcttctgggccttccccttcccctttgccgaagtcgactccggcttcttcggatccgaagaggttttttgccttttcggagtcctctcggcatcagacgccgagctggtggttttcggcctctccggctccttggactccgaagatttgcggctagccttattcagcatgtacactgccaaaaagcaaggaaacaaggttagttttcgctgctaaagcagtaaagcataaaaaagaaatcctcaccctcagtttcttcgtccgaagacgagatattgaacacgaggtcgcccttgacgagctcagtttccgagtatggtttcctaatcataggaatcttattgagctcgccctcgagctcggccaacggttctaaccgaggatgaggaatcacggacttcggccctctccaggggaagcccggagccgctgtcctattataaaaaaagaagcggttttgccatttcggccacttggttttgcagaatgccctaaaaggctgtaaggggatcaagtaaaaccaagatcccttccttttaaattggaaaaaattaaggattgcccgcagagacagatccttatctagcctacggagttcggcagcaaaagccgacaagtgcctccaagaattcggagtcacctgacctaaagggagttgaaaaaaatcaagaagctctacaaaaggtgggggaagagggaaacgaagcccgcattctaagcaggcttcgtaaacggtggcataaccctccggcgggtcgttagccctatgatcatcgtcgggaaccaccgccttccccccgggaagaagatatttttcgtgtagagatatcacggtgtccttactcaagacgctgtgaaagtattctacagtcttctcttcggactctttccggctagaagaccccttgccccctttcctaccgctacctaactcggaagaagaagaagaagacatggttcttactctttgcaaaatctgaagaaattctgaagaaattcttgaaagcggaaggaaatttttacgcaaaggagatagagtgcagaagaagcagtcgcaaaagtgcttcaatgatgaagaaaggaggtatttatcagattcggcgaagatttcaaaatcgtcgcaccgtttcgaatcccaccttttcgggattcaacggccggattttactgtcgcatttaatgcagtcacgtgcaaggcacgtcccctgacgtcagcctcccccgtacctttatccagaatgccgaagtgactcgcttcgccgaagtgattcacttcgtctttcggggggggtagtgatggggtacggactaaacaagcccaacagcaccaacggcccatcagcccaaagcccaaggaagagtatgagttcggcattaccaaagagttcggcctcagcctacagctcggtaaaagccaaccaatcaagctctgctctcaagtcggcatcaagctcccagatcggcaaccaaagcagttcggtctcagtaagagttcggcctcagcctacagctcggcaaaagccaaccaatcaagctctgctctcaggtcggcatcaagctctactctcagatcggcaaccaaagcagttcggtctcagtattcgaccgaacaaggagttagtggacccatacaggatttccacaacttccaacacacccactaccacgtggtgtctgctcaggccacgatcgtaggccatgacctacgctacatgcaggacctccacgacatccacaaccatcattagtggtgatgcaagccacgatcttagttcaatgtataaatagaacttagatcagatagaaaagggttaagctctctagagataaaacaccatatagcaagtttgtatttgtaagctgtagaaaacagatcaagcaatacaactctgccctcttttcttcccgtggacgtagatttacttcagtaaatcgaaccacgtaaattctttgtgtcgtgatctgtattttcctgcattcactaacatcagaaattcgcggattcatcacatAGCTAACTCGATTCTGTTTTATTGGTTTGAATAAAAAATGATGCTATAACAAGAATGCTATTAAAAGTTAACTGCTCcagattaattataatttttttcttgtcttaattcttaaagaggACAACTTTAAATATGCATAAATTCTTGTTATTGAAAATTTGCTATAAACTAGTAGTAATATTCAGGGCCTGAAAGTTaagtttcaaaataaaattaagttgaaaaaaataatgaaaaggcTAATGTTGAACAGTTGCAACTTTAATATTTCGTcgtcaattttattatttgtcgAAATAATAACATATGAGAAAATTGATGCAATCTCAAAGTTCATGAAGGTACAgcaaaagaaaggaaagaagCAGCAACAAGAATGTAAAGGACACAAGATCTTTACATGGTTAGGTAACagctacgtccacgggaaaacaAGATGTACTCTTCTATTATCTCATCAAAGATAAACGACAAATGTAAATTGAAAAATGAAGAACACTCTTTCAACTCTCACAATCTAATCACAAGATTGATGCATGAATTCCCGTTTCTTAAATAGAATTCCACTCCCCTTGCTAGCTTTTACTCCATCCTCCATCCGTCCcctaataagagtcatatttagtTTCGACACATGTTTTAAACATTATAAACAAAAGTGGATAGAATTATAAGTTAGTGTAAGATGGGTCCCGaccatttatatattaattttatagtaaaatatcagtggaataagttggtggaatatgaggCCTACTTACCATTTGGTAAGAGTGAAATAGATTTCTTAATGGGGGGCGGACGAAAAAGGCAAGATAGGACTCACTAGTCACTAATAGAAAAAAGGATATTGACATCtaaatatcatgaaactttcaaaaagttggatttttcccacgaactttaaaattggcaaataatatcacgaactttatccTATGTTTATTTTTTCCCACGAATGAAAAAAATCttacaaataatattatgacacggattttttttcgtaatttctcgacatcaattttgagagcttcaagtttttcaatctttgatgatagtttttcttgaagcacaccttccaaaattgttcttcaatctattaaaataacatgaattttttCATTCGTGGGAAAAAACAAACCCgtggtaaagttcgtgatataatttgtcaattttaaagttcgtgggaaaaaccttAGTTTTTAAAAGTTTCATAATATTAGATGCCATATCCCATAGAAAAATGAATTGTTCTTACAATTAATTTGTGACACTTTATTAAAGAAGTCATTATAGATATCCAGTCATTACATCAATGTTCACTACATTTATAAAATCCATTATTGCTACATTTTAGTTGAATGTAATAGTAATAGGAACCACGTAATGACATTTTCATTACGTATCTTATGATTAATAATAGTACGAATATTATGCCTAAATTtagatataaaaatagaaaataaaaataggtATGGAGAATATAACATGCTTCTACACTACACGACCTTCCAAGTGTAACttatcaataaaataattttggCCATATGTTATACATAAAACAGTCTACCCACTTAAATTCTACTATCAAATGGCCTTAAATTTGATAGAATTCTCGAGACATGTTCCATTCCTCAGTTGATGGAACTATAATTTTAACTGAATAGATAATTTTTTTGAAGATAAGCTTGAGATTAATACTTATTACAGATAagctagtagtagtattttttattttgaacttCCACCAAAATCAACGTAAAATAATTGTGCAAATTTTCATCAAATTCAACTCAATTAGTAGTATTTCCACATTGATTAAATCTCGGCTACCTAAACTAAGATATGATATCTAATTAAAATAAGTCGACTTTACTATAAACAAGAGCTTTGTACATCTTTCTTCGTCGAGAGAGGATAGTATATTCTCTTAATTTGTAAAACCTTTAACAAAAGAAACATTAATTCAGTGGTAGTAGTTGTTAATAGTTGTATTTTTGCTAGCAAGTGACATTAGCACCTCCAACTCttcaataaattttaataagtAGTTTAACCTTATGTGTTTGTTGCATTTTTGAGCCG from Salvia splendens isolate huo1 chromosome 9, SspV2, whole genome shotgun sequence includes:
- the LOC121746766 gene encoding probably inactive leucine-rich repeat receptor-like protein kinase At5g48380 isoform X1, giving the protein MVSGFRAASALVTIVVWLLVPRHATPSDIECLKSIQSSLEDPNNYLASWIFDNSSQRSICKFTGIECWHEDDNKVLNIRLSDMGLKGEFPLGIAGCTSMTGLDLSSNSIRGNIPHNISSIIRFITILDLSSNQFSGEIPVDISNCSFLNVLKLENNQLTGQIPPRIGLLDRIKTFSVAKNQLTGPIPQFVNASFPAESYDGNAGLCGKPLSRCSGGSVKSHASAIVGGAVGGVTVAALGCAIGLFLYMRRMSRRKKEDDPLGNKWATSIKGAKRIKLSMFEKSVSKMNLKDLMKATNDFSNENIIWSGRTGTVYKAVLEDGTSLMVKRLQDTQHSENEFAAEMATLGNIKHRNLVPLLGFCLTKNERLLVYKNIPNGSLHDMLHPVNEGARVMDWPLRLKIGIKAAKGFAYLHHSCNPRIIHRNVSSQCILLDADYEPRISDFGLARLMNPIDTHLSTFVNGEFGDLGYVAPEYARTLMATPKGDVYSFGVVLLELVTGEKATHVGRAPESFRGSLVDWISELSASSRLHYAIDESLAGKGFDNELFQFLKIACSCVLPTNPKERPTMFEVYQLLRAVGQRYDFTTEDDILVPTDAGDADQLVELIVARDDVQKKV
- the LOC121746766 gene encoding probably inactive leucine-rich repeat receptor-like protein kinase At5g48380 isoform X2, which produces MGLKGEFPLGIAGCTSMTGLDLSSNSIRGNIPHNISSIIRFITILDLSSNQFSGEIPVDISNCSFLNVLKLENNQLTGQIPPRIGLLDRIKTFSVAKNQLTGPIPQFVNASFPAESYDGNAGLCGKPLSRCSGGSVKSHASAIVGGAVGGVTVAALGCAIGLFLYMRRMSRRKKEDDPLGNKWATSIKGAKRIKLSMFEKSVSKMNLKDLMKATNDFSNENIIWSGRTGTVYKAVLEDGTSLMVKRLQDTQHSENEFAAEMATLGNIKHRNLVPLLGFCLTKNERLLVYKNIPNGSLHDMLHPVNEGARVMDWPLRLKIGIKAAKGFAYLHHSCNPRIIHRNVSSQCILLDADYEPRISDFGLARLMNPIDTHLSTFVNGEFGDLGYVAPEYARTLMATPKGDVYSFGVVLLELVTGEKATHVGRAPESFRGSLVDWISELSASSRLHYAIDESLAGKGFDNELFQFLKIACSCVLPTNPKERPTMFEVYQLLRAVGQRYDFTTEDDILVPTDAGDADQLVELIVARDDVQKKV